In one Gracilinanus agilis isolate LMUSP501 chromosome 6, AgileGrace, whole genome shotgun sequence genomic region, the following are encoded:
- the SMIM31 gene encoding small integral membrane protein 31, translating to MESPFTNLEVAFILLAFVVFSLFTLASIYSDPEKTNAEKEGGQEEKEKERRKRERKKYKEKERK from the exons ATGGAGTCGCCATTCACCAATCTGGAAGTGGCCTTCATCTTGCTGGCTTTTGTTGTCTTCTCCCTATTCACTCTGGCTTCCATCTACAGTGATCCAGAGAAGACAAATGCAG agaaagaagggggacaggaggaaaaggaaaaagaaagaagaaaaagagagaggaaaaaatacaaagaaaaagagagaaaatga